A region of Heteronotia binoei isolate CCM8104 ecotype False Entrance Well chromosome 2, APGP_CSIRO_Hbin_v1, whole genome shotgun sequence DNA encodes the following proteins:
- the LOC132566471 gene encoding armadillo repeat-containing protein 12-like → MNYCELITVKNVVTAATGAGAIYLLGKTLLEAFRSPSFKSEPRHLSRFSVKYRSDPFARASVPGELRRTLQSLTPNLDGSSKKAALHTIIQCIFLKESEASSCSYDDIKLVASFLDDPDNAVKTEALNALKAFTSIWKFKIKIQEYIPKITELVVRNRDGNLQAAGLRLMNGLDISNRAYIILKRLLPDFMDILLMADTSAKVQVLKLLSTMAQKEDLLYDILNSQAKPEFLSLFQPSLPENLLYEMLVFVEQLNERRLAPEYQSIHWQYNNLSLHNIIFGENSRLSDRLIALIIHPEEEVQVQACKVVFSLHLNKEESKVIGSISLGADISIHPIDSALCNPPFSPIITSSPTINNVIFDVPIVDVPSGGHLSDDAGQNVQPSPATSNVIVDAPSGGHPPDDAGQNIQPSPATSNAIVDAPSGGHPPDDAGQNVQPSPATSNVIVDAPSGGHPPDDAGQNVQPSPAASNVIVDAPSGGLPPDDASQNFQPLQVTNDTSQTFQPLQSTGDNVQAVNSSSVSSHTVDNTINSSPVLAEPTDAFQPIATAYSDEDSDNT, encoded by the exons GATTTTCTGTTAAGTATCGCTCGGATCCATTTGCAAGAGCAAGTGTTCCTGGAGAACTCAGAAGGACCCTACAGTCTCTCACACCAAACCTCGATGGCTCCTCCAAAAAGGCGGCACTTCACACCATCATCCAGTGCATCTTTCTAAAGGAATCAGAG GCAAGTTCTTGTAGCTATGATGATATAAAATTAGTGGCATCATTCCTGGATGACCCAGATAATGCCGTCAAAACTGAGGCTTTAAATGCTCTCAAAGCTTTTACAAGTATTTGGAAGTTTAAAATCAAAATCCAG GAATATATCCCCAAGATCACTGAGCTAGTAGTCAGGAACAGGGATGGCAACCTGCAGGCTGCTGGACTGCGGCTGATGAATGGATTGGACATATCAAATCGCGCTTACATAATCCTGAAGAGGCTGCTACCAGACTTCATGGATATCCTGCTAATGGCAGACACTTCAGCTAAG GTGCAGGTTCTCAAGCTTCTTAGCACAATGGCCCAAAAGGAAGATCTGCTGTATGACATCCTGAACAGCCAG GCAAAGCCTGAATTTTTGAGCCTCTTCCAGCCTTCTTTGCCTGAGAACCTGCTTTATGAGATGTTAGTCTTTGTGGAGCAGCTAAATGAGAGGCGTCTGGCCCCAGAGTACCAGTCAATTCACTGGCAGTATAACAATCTCTCCCTTCACAACATCATCTTTGGTGAGAATTCCCGTCTTTCTGACCGCCTGATTGCTCTCATCATCCACCCAGAGGAAGAGGTGCAGGTGCAGGCCTGCAAAGTTGTTTTCAGCCTCCATCTCAACAAGGAGGAGAGCAAGGTCATCGGCAGCATCTCCCTTGGTGCTGACATCAGTATCCACCCCATTGACTCTGCACTCTGCAACCCACCATTTAGTCCAATCATCACTTCCTCTCCCACCATTAACAATGTCATCTTTGATGTCCCCATTGTTGATGTCCCCAGTGGTGGCCACCTGTCTGATGATGCTGGCCAAAATGTTCAACCCTCTCCTGCCACTAGCAATGTCATTGTTGATGCCCCCAGTGGTGGCCACCCACCTGATGATGCTGGCCAAAACATTCAACCCTCTCCTGCCACTAGCAATGCCATTGTTGATGCCCCCAGTGGTGGCCACCCACCTGATGATGCTGGCCAAAATGTTCAACCCTCTCCTGCCACTAGCAATGTCATTGTTGATGCCCCCAGTGGTGGCCACCCACCTGATGATGCTGGCCAAAACGTTCAACCCTCTCCTGCCGCTAGCAATGTCATTGTTGATGCCCCCAGTGGTGGTCTCCCACCTGATGATGCTAGCCAAAACTTTCAACCCCTTCAAGTCACTAATGACACTAGCCAAACTTTCCAGCCCCTTCAGAGCACTGGAGACAATGTCCAGGCCGTTAATAGCAGCAGTGTCAGCAGCCACACTGTTGACAACACTATTAACAGTAGCCCTGTCCTTGCTGAGCCCACGGATGCCTTCCAACCCATTGCAACTGCTTACTCAGATGAAGACAGTGACAATACATAG